Proteins encoded together in one Coffea arabica cultivar ET-39 chromosome 2c, Coffea Arabica ET-39 HiFi, whole genome shotgun sequence window:
- the LOC113724831 gene encoding uncharacterized protein isoform X1, whose product MEESSSSSSSSAGIITTASHRTQSFPSNNGVMDHHHRPLLSSANGADDDDEDDGGGRGSGRSQNDSGPNEVERSPAPTPTPKPPNYSCRHSSSTGPSRTSSSSATTTSTSTGIVFPDRVVVVTNNGSATAGLAAAAAATTLQPFDFPCSITNTASKSPGGGGLGMAAASAALGFPFTAVQWKELERQAMIYKYMIASVPVPSDLLLPADPTAAPSVLLGGSHGGGGSIYNLRYGNRDLEPGRCKRTDGKKWRCSRDVAPHQKYCERHMHRGRPRSRKPVEQLQSSSVSPDDNPNNNISKKSRLHHTSLHPNPTVAQPDNHSSPQFQGTGTIQQLKDPQLLDASIAFNSIFASSCNYKESNRVFGWAVDGEVMAANRVEQESLHLMDTRRREGLAPIRGYIYGTNASTLQQGYGEEGPLNLFSYATEIAYPGGIHSRNDEYYHAFLNSDLIASKQPQIDQHCPPRGFIDAWSNGDLKTIDESSVPSSRGNGLSPSSLPLSMAMAAGNALDEGTGLAEDSHPRMPTPKDSPVSWLPLIPGGPLAEVLQPNSVACGSNPASPYASNGDSVSPPATTVSSPTGIFQRALFSHSDGSVCNSPALAASAAPPEVVAFQWLN is encoded by the exons ATGGAAgaaagtagtagtagtagcagCAGTAGCGCTGGTATCATCACAACCGCGTCGCATCGTACCCAATCATTTCCGTCCAACAACGGCGTGATGGATCATCATCACCGTCCATTGCTATCATCGGCCAACGGtgctgatgatgatgatgaagatgatggtGGTGGCCGTGGTAGCGGTCGCTCTCAAAACGACAGCGGACCTAACGAGGTGGAGCGCTCCCCAGCACCAACACCAACACCAAAGCCTCCCAATTACAGCTGCCGTCATTCTTCTAGTACCGGCCCTAGCCGCACCAGCAGCAGCAGCGCTACTACTACTAGTACTAGTACTGGTATTGTCTTCCCTGACCGTGTTGTTGTTGTTACCAACAATGGGAGTGCAACTGCTGGCCTAGCCGCTGCTGCAGCAGCAACAACTTTGCAGCCTTTTGACTTTCCTTGTTCTATTACCAACACCGCCTCCAAATCCCCAG GAGGAGGAGGGCTTGGAATGGCGGCAGCTTCAGCAGCTCTGGGTTTTCCTTTTACAGCGGTTCAATGGAAGGAGCTTGAAAGACAAGCTATGATCTACAAATATATGATAGCATCTGTACCCGTACCTTCCGATCTTCTCTTACCTGCAGATCCAACTGCCGCTCCCT CAGTGCTCCTCGGGGGGAGTCATGGAGGTGGTGGTTCAATATACAACTTGAGATATGGGAATAGAGATCTAGAGCCAGGGAGGTGCAAAAGAACGGATGGCAAGAAATGGAGATGCTCTAGAGATGTGGCTCCTCATCAGAAGTACTGCGAGCGCCACATGCACAGAGGCCGTCCCCGTTCAAGAAAGCCTGTGGAACAACTTCAGTCTTCGTCCGTATCTCCCGACGACAATCCCAACAACAACATTAGCAAGAAGTCCCGCCTTCACCACACCTCCCTTCACCCTAACCCCACTGTTGCTCAACCAGACAACCATTCCTCTCCACAGTTTCAAGGAACCGGCACCATCCAGCAGCTCAAGGACCCTCAACTTCTTGATGCATCAATTGCTTTCAATAGTATCTTTGCATCTTCTTGCAATTACAAGGAATCCAACAG GGTTTTCGGCTGGGCCGTGGATGGGGAAGTTATGGCAGCAAATCGGGTTGAGCAAGAGTCGCTGCATTTGATGGACACCAGAAGAAGAGAGGGATTGGCTCCTATCCGGGGCTATATCTACGGCACTAACGCCTCCACTCTGCAACAGGGCTATGGCGAGGAGGGGCCATTGAACTTGTTTTCTTATGCTACTGAAATTGCCTACCCGGGGGGTATCCACAGCCGGAACGATGAGTACTACCATGCGTTCCTGAACTCTGATTTAATTGCATCGAAGCAGCCTCAGATAGACCAGCACTGTCCTCCTAGGGGCTTTATTGATGCGTGGTCAAATGGGGATTTAAAGACAATTGACGAGTCCTCGGTGCCATCTTCAAGAGGGAATGGCCTGTCCCCTTCTTCTCTCCCGCTTTCGATGGCTATGGCGGCAGGAAATGCACTTGATGAAGGGACGGGACTGGCCGAAGATTCTCATCCCCGTATGCCCACGCCCAAAGATAGCCCTGTTTCTTGGCTGCCTCTCATTCCAGGTGGGCCACTGGCTGAGGTTTTGCAGCCTAACTCCGTCGCTTGTGGATCAAATCCGGCATCTCCATACGCTAGTAACGGCGACTCAGTCAGCCCTCCGGCAACCACGGTTTCATCACCCACTGGCATTTTCCAAAGAGCGTTGTTTTCTCATTCTGATGGCAGCGTCTGCAACAGCCCAGCTCTAGCGGCTTCGGCTGCTCCACCAGAGGTCGTCGCTTTCCAGTGGCTTAATTGA
- the LOC113724831 gene encoding uncharacterized protein isoform X3: MEESSSSSSSSAGIITTASHRTQSFPSNNGVMDHHHRPLLSSANGADDDDEDDGGGRGSGRSQNDSGPNEVERSPAPTPTPKPPNYSCRHSSSTGPSRTSSSSATTTSTSTGIVFPDRVVVVTNNGSATAGLAAAAAATTLQPFDFPCSITNTASKSPGGGLGMAAASAALGFPFTAVQWKELERQAMIYKYMIASVPVPSDLLLPADPTAAPSVLLGGSHGGGGSIYNLRYGNRDLEPGRCKRTDGKKWRCSRDVAPHQKYCERHMHRGRPRSRKPVEQLQSSSVSPDDNPNNNISKKSRLHHTSLHPNPTVAQPDNHSSPQFQGTGTIQQLKDPQLLDASIAFNSIFASSCNYKESNRVFGWAVDGEVMAANRVEQESLHLMDTRRREGLAPIRGYIYGTNASTLQQGYGEEGPLNLFSYATEIAYPGGIHSRNDEYYHAFLNSDLIASKQPQIDQHCPPRGFIDAWSNGDLKTIDESSVPSSRGNGLSPSSLPLSMAMAAGNALDEGTGLAEDSHPRMPTPKDSPVSWLPLIPGGPLAEVLQPNSVACGSNPASPYASNGDSVSPPATTVSSPTGIFQRALFSHSDGSVCNSPALAASAAPPEVVAFQWLN; this comes from the exons ATGGAAgaaagtagtagtagtagcagCAGTAGCGCTGGTATCATCACAACCGCGTCGCATCGTACCCAATCATTTCCGTCCAACAACGGCGTGATGGATCATCATCACCGTCCATTGCTATCATCGGCCAACGGtgctgatgatgatgatgaagatgatggtGGTGGCCGTGGTAGCGGTCGCTCTCAAAACGACAGCGGACCTAACGAGGTGGAGCGCTCCCCAGCACCAACACCAACACCAAAGCCTCCCAATTACAGCTGCCGTCATTCTTCTAGTACCGGCCCTAGCCGCACCAGCAGCAGCAGCGCTACTACTACTAGTACTAGTACTGGTATTGTCTTCCCTGACCGTGTTGTTGTTGTTACCAACAATGGGAGTGCAACTGCTGGCCTAGCCGCTGCTGCAGCAGCAACAACTTTGCAGCCTTTTGACTTTCCTTGTTCTATTACCAACACCGCCTCCAAATCCCCAG GAGGAGGGCTTGGAATGGCGGCAGCTTCAGCAGCTCTGGGTTTTCCTTTTACAGCGGTTCAATGGAAGGAGCTTGAAAGACAAGCTATGATCTACAAATATATGATAGCATCTGTACCCGTACCTTCCGATCTTCTCTTACCTGCAGATCCAACTGCCGCTCCCT CAGTGCTCCTCGGGGGGAGTCATGGAGGTGGTGGTTCAATATACAACTTGAGATATGGGAATAGAGATCTAGAGCCAGGGAGGTGCAAAAGAACGGATGGCAAGAAATGGAGATGCTCTAGAGATGTGGCTCCTCATCAGAAGTACTGCGAGCGCCACATGCACAGAGGCCGTCCCCGTTCAAGAAAGCCTGTGGAACAACTTCAGTCTTCGTCCGTATCTCCCGACGACAATCCCAACAACAACATTAGCAAGAAGTCCCGCCTTCACCACACCTCCCTTCACCCTAACCCCACTGTTGCTCAACCAGACAACCATTCCTCTCCACAGTTTCAAGGAACCGGCACCATCCAGCAGCTCAAGGACCCTCAACTTCTTGATGCATCAATTGCTTTCAATAGTATCTTTGCATCTTCTTGCAATTACAAGGAATCCAACAG GGTTTTCGGCTGGGCCGTGGATGGGGAAGTTATGGCAGCAAATCGGGTTGAGCAAGAGTCGCTGCATTTGATGGACACCAGAAGAAGAGAGGGATTGGCTCCTATCCGGGGCTATATCTACGGCACTAACGCCTCCACTCTGCAACAGGGCTATGGCGAGGAGGGGCCATTGAACTTGTTTTCTTATGCTACTGAAATTGCCTACCCGGGGGGTATCCACAGCCGGAACGATGAGTACTACCATGCGTTCCTGAACTCTGATTTAATTGCATCGAAGCAGCCTCAGATAGACCAGCACTGTCCTCCTAGGGGCTTTATTGATGCGTGGTCAAATGGGGATTTAAAGACAATTGACGAGTCCTCGGTGCCATCTTCAAGAGGGAATGGCCTGTCCCCTTCTTCTCTCCCGCTTTCGATGGCTATGGCGGCAGGAAATGCACTTGATGAAGGGACGGGACTGGCCGAAGATTCTCATCCCCGTATGCCCACGCCCAAAGATAGCCCTGTTTCTTGGCTGCCTCTCATTCCAGGTGGGCCACTGGCTGAGGTTTTGCAGCCTAACTCCGTCGCTTGTGGATCAAATCCGGCATCTCCATACGCTAGTAACGGCGACTCAGTCAGCCCTCCGGCAACCACGGTTTCATCACCCACTGGCATTTTCCAAAGAGCGTTGTTTTCTCATTCTGATGGCAGCGTCTGCAACAGCCCAGCTCTAGCGGCTTCGGCTGCTCCACCAGAGGTCGTCGCTTTCCAGTGGCTTAATTGA
- the LOC113724831 gene encoding uncharacterized protein isoform X2, whose protein sequence is MEESSSSSSSSAGIITTASHRTQSFPSNNGVMDHHHRPLLSSANGADDDDEDDGGGRGSGRSQNDSGPNEVERSPAPTPTPKPPNYSCRHSSSTGPSRTSSSSATTTSTSTGIVFPDRVVVVTNNGSATAGLAAAAAATTLQPFDFPCSITNTASKSPGGGGLGMAAASAALGFPFTAVQWKELERQAMIYKYMIASVPVPSDLLLPADPTAAPLLLGGSHGGGGSIYNLRYGNRDLEPGRCKRTDGKKWRCSRDVAPHQKYCERHMHRGRPRSRKPVEQLQSSSVSPDDNPNNNISKKSRLHHTSLHPNPTVAQPDNHSSPQFQGTGTIQQLKDPQLLDASIAFNSIFASSCNYKESNRVFGWAVDGEVMAANRVEQESLHLMDTRRREGLAPIRGYIYGTNASTLQQGYGEEGPLNLFSYATEIAYPGGIHSRNDEYYHAFLNSDLIASKQPQIDQHCPPRGFIDAWSNGDLKTIDESSVPSSRGNGLSPSSLPLSMAMAAGNALDEGTGLAEDSHPRMPTPKDSPVSWLPLIPGGPLAEVLQPNSVACGSNPASPYASNGDSVSPPATTVSSPTGIFQRALFSHSDGSVCNSPALAASAAPPEVVAFQWLN, encoded by the exons ATGGAAgaaagtagtagtagtagcagCAGTAGCGCTGGTATCATCACAACCGCGTCGCATCGTACCCAATCATTTCCGTCCAACAACGGCGTGATGGATCATCATCACCGTCCATTGCTATCATCGGCCAACGGtgctgatgatgatgatgaagatgatggtGGTGGCCGTGGTAGCGGTCGCTCTCAAAACGACAGCGGACCTAACGAGGTGGAGCGCTCCCCAGCACCAACACCAACACCAAAGCCTCCCAATTACAGCTGCCGTCATTCTTCTAGTACCGGCCCTAGCCGCACCAGCAGCAGCAGCGCTACTACTACTAGTACTAGTACTGGTATTGTCTTCCCTGACCGTGTTGTTGTTGTTACCAACAATGGGAGTGCAACTGCTGGCCTAGCCGCTGCTGCAGCAGCAACAACTTTGCAGCCTTTTGACTTTCCTTGTTCTATTACCAACACCGCCTCCAAATCCCCAG GAGGAGGAGGGCTTGGAATGGCGGCAGCTTCAGCAGCTCTGGGTTTTCCTTTTACAGCGGTTCAATGGAAGGAGCTTGAAAGACAAGCTATGATCTACAAATATATGATAGCATCTGTACCCGTACCTTCCGATCTTCTCTTACCTGCAGATCCAACTGCCGCTCCCT TGCTCCTCGGGGGGAGTCATGGAGGTGGTGGTTCAATATACAACTTGAGATATGGGAATAGAGATCTAGAGCCAGGGAGGTGCAAAAGAACGGATGGCAAGAAATGGAGATGCTCTAGAGATGTGGCTCCTCATCAGAAGTACTGCGAGCGCCACATGCACAGAGGCCGTCCCCGTTCAAGAAAGCCTGTGGAACAACTTCAGTCTTCGTCCGTATCTCCCGACGACAATCCCAACAACAACATTAGCAAGAAGTCCCGCCTTCACCACACCTCCCTTCACCCTAACCCCACTGTTGCTCAACCAGACAACCATTCCTCTCCACAGTTTCAAGGAACCGGCACCATCCAGCAGCTCAAGGACCCTCAACTTCTTGATGCATCAATTGCTTTCAATAGTATCTTTGCATCTTCTTGCAATTACAAGGAATCCAACAG GGTTTTCGGCTGGGCCGTGGATGGGGAAGTTATGGCAGCAAATCGGGTTGAGCAAGAGTCGCTGCATTTGATGGACACCAGAAGAAGAGAGGGATTGGCTCCTATCCGGGGCTATATCTACGGCACTAACGCCTCCACTCTGCAACAGGGCTATGGCGAGGAGGGGCCATTGAACTTGTTTTCTTATGCTACTGAAATTGCCTACCCGGGGGGTATCCACAGCCGGAACGATGAGTACTACCATGCGTTCCTGAACTCTGATTTAATTGCATCGAAGCAGCCTCAGATAGACCAGCACTGTCCTCCTAGGGGCTTTATTGATGCGTGGTCAAATGGGGATTTAAAGACAATTGACGAGTCCTCGGTGCCATCTTCAAGAGGGAATGGCCTGTCCCCTTCTTCTCTCCCGCTTTCGATGGCTATGGCGGCAGGAAATGCACTTGATGAAGGGACGGGACTGGCCGAAGATTCTCATCCCCGTATGCCCACGCCCAAAGATAGCCCTGTTTCTTGGCTGCCTCTCATTCCAGGTGGGCCACTGGCTGAGGTTTTGCAGCCTAACTCCGTCGCTTGTGGATCAAATCCGGCATCTCCATACGCTAGTAACGGCGACTCAGTCAGCCCTCCGGCAACCACGGTTTCATCACCCACTGGCATTTTCCAAAGAGCGTTGTTTTCTCATTCTGATGGCAGCGTCTGCAACAGCCCAGCTCTAGCGGCTTCGGCTGCTCCACCAGAGGTCGTCGCTTTCCAGTGGCTTAATTGA
- the LOC113724831 gene encoding uncharacterized protein isoform X4 produces the protein MEESSSSSSSSAGIITTASHRTQSFPSNNGVMDHHHRPLLSSANGADDDDEDDGGGRGSGRSQNDSGPNEVERSPAPTPTPKPPNYSCRHSSSTGPSRTSSSSATTTSTSTGIVFPDRVVVVTNNGSATAGLAAAAAATTLQPFDFPCSITNTASKSPALGFPFTAVQWKELERQAMIYKYMIASVPVPSDLLLPADPTAAPSVLLGGSHGGGGSIYNLRYGNRDLEPGRCKRTDGKKWRCSRDVAPHQKYCERHMHRGRPRSRKPVEQLQSSSVSPDDNPNNNISKKSRLHHTSLHPNPTVAQPDNHSSPQFQGTGTIQQLKDPQLLDASIAFNSIFASSCNYKESNRVFGWAVDGEVMAANRVEQESLHLMDTRRREGLAPIRGYIYGTNASTLQQGYGEEGPLNLFSYATEIAYPGGIHSRNDEYYHAFLNSDLIASKQPQIDQHCPPRGFIDAWSNGDLKTIDESSVPSSRGNGLSPSSLPLSMAMAAGNALDEGTGLAEDSHPRMPTPKDSPVSWLPLIPGGPLAEVLQPNSVACGSNPASPYASNGDSVSPPATTVSSPTGIFQRALFSHSDGSVCNSPALAASAAPPEVVAFQWLN, from the exons ATGGAAgaaagtagtagtagtagcagCAGTAGCGCTGGTATCATCACAACCGCGTCGCATCGTACCCAATCATTTCCGTCCAACAACGGCGTGATGGATCATCATCACCGTCCATTGCTATCATCGGCCAACGGtgctgatgatgatgatgaagatgatggtGGTGGCCGTGGTAGCGGTCGCTCTCAAAACGACAGCGGACCTAACGAGGTGGAGCGCTCCCCAGCACCAACACCAACACCAAAGCCTCCCAATTACAGCTGCCGTCATTCTTCTAGTACCGGCCCTAGCCGCACCAGCAGCAGCAGCGCTACTACTACTAGTACTAGTACTGGTATTGTCTTCCCTGACCGTGTTGTTGTTGTTACCAACAATGGGAGTGCAACTGCTGGCCTAGCCGCTGCTGCAGCAGCAACAACTTTGCAGCCTTTTGACTTTCCTTGTTCTATTACCAACACCGCCTCCAAATCCCCAG CTCTGGGTTTTCCTTTTACAGCGGTTCAATGGAAGGAGCTTGAAAGACAAGCTATGATCTACAAATATATGATAGCATCTGTACCCGTACCTTCCGATCTTCTCTTACCTGCAGATCCAACTGCCGCTCCCT CAGTGCTCCTCGGGGGGAGTCATGGAGGTGGTGGTTCAATATACAACTTGAGATATGGGAATAGAGATCTAGAGCCAGGGAGGTGCAAAAGAACGGATGGCAAGAAATGGAGATGCTCTAGAGATGTGGCTCCTCATCAGAAGTACTGCGAGCGCCACATGCACAGAGGCCGTCCCCGTTCAAGAAAGCCTGTGGAACAACTTCAGTCTTCGTCCGTATCTCCCGACGACAATCCCAACAACAACATTAGCAAGAAGTCCCGCCTTCACCACACCTCCCTTCACCCTAACCCCACTGTTGCTCAACCAGACAACCATTCCTCTCCACAGTTTCAAGGAACCGGCACCATCCAGCAGCTCAAGGACCCTCAACTTCTTGATGCATCAATTGCTTTCAATAGTATCTTTGCATCTTCTTGCAATTACAAGGAATCCAACAG GGTTTTCGGCTGGGCCGTGGATGGGGAAGTTATGGCAGCAAATCGGGTTGAGCAAGAGTCGCTGCATTTGATGGACACCAGAAGAAGAGAGGGATTGGCTCCTATCCGGGGCTATATCTACGGCACTAACGCCTCCACTCTGCAACAGGGCTATGGCGAGGAGGGGCCATTGAACTTGTTTTCTTATGCTACTGAAATTGCCTACCCGGGGGGTATCCACAGCCGGAACGATGAGTACTACCATGCGTTCCTGAACTCTGATTTAATTGCATCGAAGCAGCCTCAGATAGACCAGCACTGTCCTCCTAGGGGCTTTATTGATGCGTGGTCAAATGGGGATTTAAAGACAATTGACGAGTCCTCGGTGCCATCTTCAAGAGGGAATGGCCTGTCCCCTTCTTCTCTCCCGCTTTCGATGGCTATGGCGGCAGGAAATGCACTTGATGAAGGGACGGGACTGGCCGAAGATTCTCATCCCCGTATGCCCACGCCCAAAGATAGCCCTGTTTCTTGGCTGCCTCTCATTCCAGGTGGGCCACTGGCTGAGGTTTTGCAGCCTAACTCCGTCGCTTGTGGATCAAATCCGGCATCTCCATACGCTAGTAACGGCGACTCAGTCAGCCCTCCGGCAACCACGGTTTCATCACCCACTGGCATTTTCCAAAGAGCGTTGTTTTCTCATTCTGATGGCAGCGTCTGCAACAGCCCAGCTCTAGCGGCTTCGGCTGCTCCACCAGAGGTCGTCGCTTTCCAGTGGCTTAATTGA